The genomic stretch ATCACTCGCTACTGCAAGGCCAAAGTGTTTGAGCATGTCGGCAAGACGACGCCCATCGCTGTCCGTTTCTCCACCGTGGGTAAGAACAAACATGTCATGTTTTAGGTGTGATTTATGCCTTCTTGTTGTTTACAGATTTCCTCCTACAATATCAAACATGGTGTGAAATTTCTCTTAAGGACAGGATTggtttaaaatgatttttttttcccacctggAAACTCAGAATAAGCCAATAGAAAGCAGAGATTAGCTGATtatgcattgattttttttcatagtATGTGTTATTAGTTTCTTTTCGGGTTTTAAACCTTTGTCATCCTctttatttgctgtattttgctGGAATGGAgttgtgttctttgtttggGTTTGTATCGATAAAGCAGGTGCTGTTATGTCTTGAATCGATGTCAGCTTAACCTTTCCCTCATTGTGCTGCCCAATAAAGACTTTTTGTTGAAGCgggcacaaacacagactgactgtCTCAggagaaaatgtcaaactaaaaATGCAGTGTCATGACAGTTTCAGACCACTTGGTATAGAAATATGATAGTTAGGCTTATTTCATATTAGTAGATCTTAAACTTTGGATTTGTATCTGCTCTAAAATGAGTAAAACAAGGCATTGATTTTGAGATTTAATAAGGACACTGGTTGTTTTAGTTTGACACAGTCATTGGCTCTGGAGTTTAATTATATTTAGAGCCTTGCCTAAACCCCACCTGTTCAGTGGCTGGCAGGTCAGACAGTGTTTGTATtgagcagcttccaggtgtgaatgtgatcTGAGCACACTGCTCTCAGTGAAACTCCCCAGAGTAAATTAAGGTGAGCAAGCAAGAGTTTAAAATTGCATGTCTTTTATCAACCAAGATCACAGCTACAAAGACCAccttgtcttgtttgttttatctgaccGGTGGCCTAcaacccaaaaatattcagttgaatgtaagacaaagaaaagcagcagattctcacatttgagaagcaggTCATGAAATTTGAAGCACTTGTGCTTGAAAGATGAATGAATCATCAAAGTAGTTGCCAGTTATTTTTCTGTGGATCGACTAATCAGTTGATGAACTAATTGTTGAAGCTATAATTTACTTTGAATTAAGAACAATGGCTCCACAGCGTCTGAGGAATTCTGACGTGCTGTTTTACTAATATATGAGTGACacgttttctctcattttcatcGTATTTCAGCCGGCGAATCAGGATCAGCAGACACAGTGCGAGACCCCCGAGGCTTTGCAGTCAAATTTTACACTGAGGAGGGCAACTGGGACCTGACGGGCAACAACACCCCCATTTTCTTTATCAGGGATGCCATGCTGGTGAGTGGGAGTACTGCAGGTGGTGTGTGAGCCAAAGTGACTCTGCATTACTTCAGGGGTGAATATGAGTCTGAAGTTTGCtctcaaacatgcaaacagataAAGGAAGAATTTTCAGAATTAGCTTCATCAGTCAGAAGCTATCAAAAACCAACAGTTTAATGAATTccagaaagaaacacagaagcCAAACCTTTATGTCATCCTGCAGCACAATACACATTTAACATACATGACACTGATCGGACCTCTTTACCCCGTGCAGTTCCCGTCCTTCATCCACTCCCAGAAGCGCAATCCCCAGACCCACATGAAAGACCCCGACATGGTGTGGGACTTCTGGAGCCTGAGGCCTGAGAGTCTGCATCAGGTAGCTGCTGCCGAGCCTGAGGCTGATGTTGAAGACAGATTCTAGCCAAGCATACAGACGAGTATATCAGAGAGGGAAATGACTCAGTTCATGGCACTATTTTTGATTAACATTGCAAAATATTCTCAGGTAATGAAGTGTTGCAGTTGACAGTTGCCTCATTGTATTTATAGTTGCAGAaatcatttggtttacagtagCTGGCACAGAAAGCTTTGCAGGCCTCGTCATTATCTTGCGTCTTCTGTCCCGCATCTCCTGCACAGGTGTCTTTCCTGTTCAGTGATCGAGGTTTGCCTGATGGCCACCGTCACATGAATGGCTACGGCTCGCACACCTTCAAACTGGTCAATGCTGATGGCGAGCGTTTCTACTGCAAGTTCCACTACAAGGTCTGTTTGAGCCTACGTTTAGCCCTTATTTAACTTCATAGATCCACCTGCTGGGATTTTGGCGTTGCGTGGTTATGTCATCTGTCATGTCCTACGTGGATATTTATTTTAGACTGATCAAGGAATAAAGAACCTGTCAGTCGAGGAGGCAGAGCACCTGGCTTCAACCAACCCAGATTATGCCATCGGAGACTTGTTCAACGCCATTGCCAATGGGAACTTCCCATCCTGGACCTTCTTCATCCAGATCATGACTTTCGAGGAGGCTGAGAGGTTCCAGTTCAACCCCTTCGATCTTACCAAGGTACCACATCCCTACATAGCAGCTGTAAAAATGTGCGTGATTAGTCGATTAGTTAGTTGATTAAAAGTTGTTAAGCTCACTAGTTGACACCAGAAATGCTAGCTGATTCATATTATTACACACGTGATCAGTAGGAGATGTGTTATTTTATTAATGTACACATTTAATTTACAGGATGTGTGATATTCATAATGTAAGGGGCAAAGTCGCTAACAAGGCCCttatgtgaaaatgtgcatattttATAAGTTTATAGAAAAGCAGTGTGTCGATGAACATCTCTGGGCCAGTCGTGATTTACCCCCCCAGAGCAcaaaagcagcaggtgtttacCTAAATGGTTCGGCCCAGCAGTTGGGTACAGTACTTTTCAGCTAATGGACTTTTCTCATTCAGGTTTGGTCACACAAAGAATACCCTCTGATCCCTGTGGGCAAACTGGTACTCAACAGGAACCCAGTCAACTACTTTgcagaggtggagcagctggccTTTGACCCCAGCAACATGCCACCGGGCATCGAGGCGAGCCCCGACAAGATGCTGCAGGTAACACCACAGCAGAGTTTGTCCCGACATGTTCGTCTGTCAGATTGAATGAAGAATTCAAGGCTGAACCTTGAAATCTTTCACCTGTTGTTGAAACACTTAcctgttgttttcttcatattcagTCAACATCCAGTAGCAAACTATTCAAAACCCGCTTGGTGTGAAGTCCCTCTCTGACAGTACAGAGATCCACAGCGGTGTGATACTCCACCTTGTCTTTGTGTAGGGTCGTCTGTTCTCCTACCCAGACACACACCGACACCGGCTGGGAGCCAACTACCTGCAGATCCCCGTCAACTGCCCCTTCAGGGCCCGTGTGACCAACTACCAGCGTGACGGTCCGATGTGCATGTTTGACAACCAAGGTAAGTCAAAGTCCAGCCATACAATAGGAACAACAGACCAATATTCTTAACTGTTGATCGCCCATCATATCGTTCAGGCCATCATCTGCTAACTTTGATCAGAAGACGAGATGCAACCCAGCACTAAAATCCCGGTGGCTTAGCACCTTGGCTAACCAGCATCCTGGAGAATACAGAAGAATTATTTTTAACTGTGAACAATTAGTGCAGTTAAAACAGTTGAGGTGATGATAGAACATCTGAGTATTTTGACAGCATGTTATCAGTGTTTATAATATAAGCTTTAGTGAACAAGATATCAAGAATGACAGCAGCATAACTGCTAATATTGTACTGCTCTTGGATTTTTGGTGAAACTATCCTTTAACTCTTCCACGCAGATGCAATACCAAGTGTTGCCCAACAGATGTCGCCATTTAGACtgaatcaaatgtttgacaaatgaCACAATGAACCATTTTCAGCACAGCTGCTTTATTGTGGTTCAGAGCTTCAGAAGGCCTCCATCACTACTAATAAGCAGCTATGAGTCTTTTAGCACACTGTGCAGCATTTACAGCACGTCCTGTTCAAAGCCAGAGTGCCTGATGGCATCATGTTGTCTTTACTCTCTTTGACTTCAGTATTTGCAGAATTcaagcatttcttttcttcctaCCTAACTCACCGGTGTTTGGTCTGTCTGGACTCTAGGTGGTGCTCCAAACTACTATCCCAACAGCTTCAGTGCCCCAGACGCCCAGCCTCAGTTTATGGAGTCCAAGTTCAAGGTGTCTCCAGATGTGGCACGTTACAACAGCGCAGATGACGACAACGTCACACAGGTAAAGATGGCCGCCATTTGTGCCCACAAAAG from Chaetodon auriga isolate fChaAug3 chromosome 6, fChaAug3.hap1, whole genome shotgun sequence encodes the following:
- the cat gene encoding catalase; translated protein: MADNRDKATDQMKLWKENRGSQRPDTLTTGAGHPVGDKLNLQTAGPRGPLLVQDVVFTDEMAHFDRERIPERVVHAKGAGAFGYFEVTHDITRYCKAKVFEHVGKTTPIAVRFSTVAGESGSADTVRDPRGFAVKFYTEEGNWDLTGNNTPIFFIRDAMLFPSFIHSQKRNPQTHMKDPDMVWDFWSLRPESLHQVSFLFSDRGLPDGHRHMNGYGSHTFKLVNADGERFYCKFHYKTDQGIKNLSVEEAEHLASTNPDYAIGDLFNAIANGNFPSWTFFIQIMTFEEAERFQFNPFDLTKVWSHKEYPLIPVGKLVLNRNPVNYFAEVEQLAFDPSNMPPGIEASPDKMLQGRLFSYPDTHRHRLGANYLQIPVNCPFRARVTNYQRDGPMCMFDNQGGAPNYYPNSFSAPDAQPQFMESKFKVSPDVARYNSADDDNVTQVRAFYTQVLNEEERKRLCQNMAGALKGAQLFIQQRMVENLKAVHPDYANRVQTLLNKYNEEAQKTTNVRVYSRPGASAMAASSKM